The following proteins are encoded in a genomic region of Leptolyngbya ohadii IS1:
- a CDS encoding PAS domain S-box protein: protein MAIGSTAVALLLTLLLEPFLNQTISPFFFVAITLTTWYGGIRPGIAAIVLSTLAISTFFASSLGSISAHSISDLVRLVTFSLVALTIHGLKHDLQKSQHQINQLNRQLLEESADRLQTALTAAQMGMWDWDIVTGRITWSPEHESLLGLPRGSFDGRYETFDNCLHPDDRAGLNQAVAHALQHRVPYYHEFRVIWADGSIHWLEGRGNAFYNPDGQPVRMSGTVMAIDDRKQAQLLLQKQFEQQRLVAEIANRIRQSLNLQEILQITVNEVRQFLQVDRVIIFQFTPDWGGTIAVESVVDEAFALFPFDIHDPCIGDRYVEPFQQGLVTAKADIYTANISSCHVEFLAQFQVRANLVVPILRNGELWGLLAAHHCVAPRQWQESEIDLLRQLASQVSIALQQADLFEQIQAELVERKQAEAALRERERLFSTLAEALPVVIFRFDQNSHCNYINDYWTSLTGRTIESVAGLGWVETLHPEDRDRLAQQWLAWSQSPQQGLYQNEGRLVHISGQDIWYDIQALPEVDSEGQIVGFVGVMTDITSRKQGEASLRQSEARLRLAQNASTSGVWDWDVKKNILFWSPEYYQLYELDPSIEPNYENWLGCIYPDDREKANQQILQALEGASDLRVEFRVMRSTEIRWFAGIGQVLRDEAGQPTRMIGITIDITQQKQTEIALQQFNAELEQRVVERTDELNALNSRLLITLKEQHQARQELEDLYNNAPCGYHSLDAEGIVVRINDTELRWLGYSRDEVLNQMKLTDFITTESQKTFRQNFPQFIQRGWVNDLEFQLRHKDGSTRWVNLNAAAVKDDAGNFVMSRSSMFDISDRKQAEAVLQQQARLEKMRWEITQAIRQSLDLKAILDTATGEMRHILQVDRVAVYRFQPDWSGDFIAESVKDDWVKLVSSDIQKVWEDTYLQETQGGRFKNHETFVISDIYTAGLQTCHIELLEQFQAKAYAVAPIFLGEHLWGLLAIYQNSTARSWQDWEMELLQETASQLSIALKQSNLYNQLQVELQERERSASSIKEAERRWRSLLENVQLIVVGLDQGGNINYANPFFLNLTGYTPLEVSGKNWFENFLPSSSHQAVQDAFSEVFSHNDHPCYQSSILTKSGEERFIDWNNTMLQDIDGNVIGTISIGEDITERQKIDQMKQEFISVVSHELRTPLTSIRGSLGLIAGGVYDKKPEKMKEMITIAARQSDRLVRLVNDILNLRHLLD, encoded by the coding sequence ATGGCGATCGGGTCAACAGCCGTTGCCCTCTTATTAACCCTATTGTTAGAACCTTTTCTCAATCAAACCATTAGTCCCTTTTTCTTTGTTGCAATTACTTTGACAACCTGGTACGGCGGAATTCGACCCGGAATTGCTGCAATTGTCCTCTCAACTTTAGCAATCAGCACATTTTTTGCATCATCTTTAGGAAGTATTTCTGCCCACTCAATTAGTGATCTCGTTCGGCTTGTCACCTTTAGTCTTGTTGCATTAACAATTCATGGGTTAAAACATGATCTGCAAAAAAGCCAGCATCAAATCAATCAACTCAATCGACAACTTTTAGAAGAAAGTGCTGATCGTCTACAAACTGCCCTGACTGCTGCCCAAATGGGAATGTGGGACTGGGACATTGTAACCGGAAGAATTACCTGGTCGCCAGAGCATGAATCCTTGCTGGGTCTTCCTCGTGGCTCGTTTGACGGCAGATATGAAACCTTTGATAATTGCCTGCATCCGGATGATCGAGCAGGGCTGAACCAGGCGGTTGCCCATGCTCTGCAACATCGGGTTCCTTATTATCATGAGTTTCGAGTCATTTGGGCGGATGGCAGCATTCACTGGCTTGAAGGACGGGGGAATGCCTTTTACAACCCAGATGGGCAACCTGTACGGATGAGCGGAACGGTCATGGCGATCGATGACCGTAAGCAAGCTCAACTCCTGCTACAGAAGCAATTTGAGCAACAACGTTTAGTTGCAGAGATAGCAAACCGTATTCGTCAATCCCTTAACCTGCAAGAAATCCTACAAATAACCGTCAATGAAGTAAGACAGTTTCTTCAAGTTGATCGCGTCATCATTTTTCAATTTACGCCAGACTGGGGTGGAACCATTGCTGTGGAGTCTGTAGTCGATGAAGCTTTTGCACTATTTCCATTTGATATTCATGACCCCTGTATTGGCGATCGCTATGTTGAACCTTTCCAGCAAGGCTTAGTGACAGCAAAAGCAGATATTTATACAGCAAATATTAGTTCATGCCATGTTGAGTTTCTGGCGCAATTTCAAGTCAGGGCAAACCTTGTGGTTCCCATTTTGAGAAACGGTGAGCTGTGGGGATTGTTAGCTGCCCATCATTGTGTCGCTCCGCGTCAATGGCAAGAGTCCGAGATTGATTTACTGCGGCAACTGGCTTCTCAAGTCAGTATTGCCTTGCAACAAGCCGATTTGTTTGAGCAGATACAGGCTGAACTAGTGGAGCGCAAGCAAGCCGAAGCAGCATTACGAGAAAGAGAACGTCTATTTTCTACTCTGGCAGAGGCGTTGCCCGTCGTCATTTTTCGCTTTGATCAAAATAGCCACTGTAATTACATCAACGACTATTGGACAAGTCTGACGGGTCGAACAATTGAATCTGTAGCGGGGTTAGGTTGGGTGGAAACTTTGCATCCAGAGGATCGCGATCGTCTAGCTCAGCAATGGCTGGCATGGAGCCAAAGTCCGCAGCAAGGGCTATATCAGAATGAAGGCAGATTGGTCCATATCAGTGGTCAGGACATTTGGTACGACATTCAGGCACTTCCGGAAGTGGATAGCGAAGGTCAAATCGTTGGTTTCGTTGGAGTGATGACAGATATTACTAGCCGTAAACAAGGTGAGGCATCCCTACGGCAAAGTGAAGCCCGTCTTCGTCTTGCTCAAAATGCCAGTACATCGGGAGTATGGGACTGGGATGTGAAAAAGAATATCCTTTTCTGGTCGCCTGAATATTACCAGCTCTATGAACTTGATCCCAGCATTGAACCAAATTACGAAAACTGGCTTGGTTGTATCTATCCTGATGATCGAGAAAAGGCAAACCAGCAAATTCTACAAGCCTTGGAAGGAGCTTCTGACTTAAGAGTTGAGTTTCGAGTCATGCGATCGACAGAAATTCGATGGTTTGCGGGAATTGGACAAGTCTTGCGAGATGAGGCAGGACAGCCCACCCGTATGATTGGCATTACGATCGACATCACTCAGCAAAAACAAACGGAGATTGCATTACAACAATTCAATGCTGAGCTAGAACAACGGGTTGTAGAACGCACCGACGAGTTAAACGCCTTAAATAGTCGCCTTTTGATTACATTAAAAGAACAACACCAGGCGAGGCAGGAATTAGAGGATCTGTATAACAATGCTCCTTGTGGCTATCATTCCTTAGATGCAGAGGGCATAGTTGTCCGCATTAATGACACCGAACTCCGTTGGTTAGGATATAGCCGTGATGAAGTCCTTAATCAGATGAAGCTTACAGACTTTATCACGACTGAAAGCCAAAAAACATTCCGCCAAAACTTTCCTCAATTTATTCAGCGAGGTTGGGTAAATGATTTAGAGTTTCAGCTTCGCCATAAAGATGGTTCTACTCGCTGGGTTAATCTGAATGCAGCAGCAGTCAAAGACGATGCCGGAAATTTTGTAATGAGCCGATCGAGTATGTTTGATATCAGCGATCGTAAGCAAGCCGAAGCAGTTTTGCAGCAGCAAGCCAGATTGGAGAAAATGCGCTGGGAGATTACTCAGGCGATTCGCCAATCGTTAGATCTCAAAGCAATTTTAGATACGGCGACAGGGGAAATGCGTCATATATTACAAGTAGATCGTGTTGCTGTTTATCGCTTTCAACCCGATTGGAGTGGTGATTTTATTGCTGAATCTGTAAAGGATGATTGGGTAAAGCTTGTCAGTTCTGACATTCAGAAAGTCTGGGAGGACACCTATCTCCAGGAAACTCAAGGGGGTCGTTTCAAAAACCACGAGACATTTGTAATTTCAGATATTTATACAGCAGGGCTGCAAACCTGCCATATTGAATTACTAGAGCAATTTCAGGCAAAAGCCTATGCGGTCGCCCCTATTTTTTTAGGAGAACACCTATGGGGCTTACTTGCGATCTATCAAAACTCAACTGCTCGTAGCTGGCAGGATTGGGAAATGGAATTACTGCAAGAAACTGCAAGTCAGCTATCGATTGCTCTGAAACAATCAAATCTCTATAACCAACTTCAAGTCGAATTGCAGGAACGTGAACGCTCTGCTTCCAGCATAAAAGAGGCTGAACGACGCTGGCGATCGCTGCTGGAAAACGTACAGCTAATTGTCGTTGGACTGGATCAAGGTGGCAACATTAACTATGCTAACCCCTTCTTCTTAAACCTCACAGGGTACACGCCTTTAGAGGTTTCGGGCAAAAATTGGTTTGAAAACTTCTTACCATCCTCTAGCCATCAGGCAGTTCAAGATGCTTTTTCTGAAGTTTTCTCCCACAACGATCATCCCTGTTATCAAAGCTCAATTCTGACCAAATCAGGCGAAGAACGATTTATTGACTGGAACAATACGATGCTGCAAGACATTGATGGCAATGTTATTGGCACGATCAGCATTGGAGAAGATATTACTGAACGGCAAAAGATTGACCAGATGAAACAGGAATTTATTTCGGTCGTGAGTCATGAACTACGCACGCCTCTCACTTCTATTCGAGGATCTCTGGGGTTGATAGCTGGAGGTGTGTATGACAAAAAACCAGAAAAGATGAAAGAGATGATTACGATCGCAGCTCGTCAGAGCGATCGCTTAGTGCGGCTCGTTAACGACATTCTTAACTTACGACACCTGCTTGACTGA
- a CDS encoding transposase → MTPTSRLYDALSRYLSQCGIEWQDVRHLQTLCWMIIGMIQSQNVHLNGFSVYVKSRAQVAQSHQRRFRRWLSNRRIDVVSAYHTLIGQALSEWGDQRLYLSLDTTVVWNCFCIVWVGVVYRGRTVPVAWRVVAQSSSTVRLWTIQRVLRQAQRILPDGVAIVLLADRGFADGKLMKYLRENLGWHFRIRIKRSFQFQREGQWHKVSGVQLQPGQAYFTSAVSVGKTKPYRGVYLAFAHDKQSGEDWTIVSDEPTNLQTFAQYRLRFQVEESFLDLKSNGFNLEASRLRDKFALSQLCGVIALTMLFLILQGVNVVTSGKRRQVDTHWNRGMSYLKLGWNWIRLAITQQWKIQVYSFLSSLPDPQPAIASRRQLNDSFEREFTVLSRFPAS, encoded by the coding sequence ATGACTCCAACTTCCCGTCTTTATGATGCGCTGTCTCGCTATCTGAGTCAATGTGGAATCGAGTGGCAAGATGTCCGCCATCTGCAAACGCTGTGTTGGATGATCATCGGGATGATCCAGAGCCAGAACGTCCATCTCAACGGGTTTAGCGTGTATGTCAAAAGCCGTGCTCAAGTCGCTCAATCCCATCAACGACGGTTTCGTCGCTGGTTGTCGAATCGACGGATTGATGTGGTGAGTGCTTATCACACGCTGATTGGGCAAGCCCTGTCCGAGTGGGGAGACCAACGGCTGTACCTGAGCCTGGATACGACGGTCGTATGGAATTGTTTTTGCATCGTCTGGGTCGGAGTGGTGTATCGGGGTAGAACCGTTCCGGTCGCTTGGCGAGTCGTGGCACAATCGAGCAGCACCGTCAGGTTGTGGACGATTCAGAGGGTTCTCAGACAAGCCCAAAGAATCCTGCCCGATGGGGTGGCAATTGTCCTGTTGGCAGACCGGGGCTTTGCCGATGGCAAACTGATGAAGTACCTCAGAGAGAATCTGGGCTGGCATTTTCGGATTCGGATTAAACGCTCGTTCCAGTTTCAGCGAGAGGGTCAGTGGCACAAGGTTTCTGGAGTGCAGTTGCAGCCCGGACAGGCTTACTTCACAAGTGCAGTCTCGGTGGGCAAAACGAAGCCTTACCGTGGTGTTTACTTGGCTTTCGCCCATGACAAGCAGAGCGGGGAGGATTGGACAATTGTGAGCGATGAACCAACGAACTTGCAGACGTTTGCCCAATACCGACTGAGGTTTCAGGTTGAGGAATCCTTTTTAGACCTCAAGTCGAACGGGTTCAATCTTGAAGCCTCCAGGCTCAGAGACAAATTTGCGCTTTCCCAGTTGTGCGGAGTGATTGCTCTGACCATGCTGTTTCTCATCCTGCAAGGCGTGAATGTCGTGACATCGGGCAAGCGTCGCCAAGTGGATACCCATTGGAATCGGGGCATGAGTTATCTCAAGCTCGGTTGGAATTGGATTCGCCTTGCTATCACCCAGCAATGGAAGATTCAGGTTTATTCATTCCTCTCAAGCCTACCTGACCCTCAACCTGCCATTGCTTCCAGGCGACAACTCAACGATTCCTTCGAGCGTGAATTCACCGTCCTCAGCCGCTTTCCAGCTTCTTAG
- a CDS encoding sensor histidine kinase gives MRPQAEQSQVTLAITPTTAEVWADADAIVQMLTNLLSNAIKFSPPNSTVTVTANAYQSVPSPHSLTCFSVQDQGRGIPSEQLETIFGQFRQVDASDSREKGGTGLGLAICRTIVKQHSGRIWAESILEQGSTFYFTLPSTQPALDND, from the coding sequence ATGCGTCCTCAAGCAGAACAGAGTCAAGTAACCTTAGCCATAACTCCGACAACGGCTGAAGTTTGGGCTGATGCTGATGCGATCGTACAAATGCTGACTAATCTCCTCAGCAATGCCATAAAATTTTCTCCCCCCAATTCTACTGTTACCGTCACGGCTAATGCTTATCAATCTGTTCCATCTCCCCATTCTTTAACCTGCTTCTCCGTACAGGATCAGGGAAGAGGTATCCCATCAGAGCAGCTCGAAACCATCTTCGGGCAGTTTCGACAGGTCGATGCGTCTGACTCTCGTGAAAAAGGTGGGACTGGATTGGGTTTAGCAATTTGTCGCACCATAGTAAAGCAGCACAGCGGTAGAATCTGGGCTGAGAGCATACTAGAACAGGGCAGCACTTTCTATTTCACACTTCCATCAACCCAACCTGCATTGGATAATGATTGA
- a CDS encoding response regulator: MPTKRVLVIDDEADIRAIIRGCLEDIAEWKVFTAASGEEGIQLAITEQPDGILMDVSMPGMSGLEALHKLQEESKTRMIPVVFLTAKALLEEQEIFTTLAIAGVVVKPFDPMTLVDQVTGVFGWNS; the protein is encoded by the coding sequence ATGCCCACTAAACGAGTTCTGGTCATTGACGACGAGGCAGATATTCGAGCAATTATTCGAGGTTGCTTAGAGGATATTGCAGAGTGGAAGGTATTCACCGCAGCCTCTGGAGAAGAGGGCATCCAGTTAGCCATCACAGAACAGCCTGATGGTATTCTCATGGACGTATCAATGCCAGGAATGAGCGGACTGGAAGCACTTCATAAACTTCAGGAAGAGAGTAAGACGCGGATGATTCCCGTTGTGTTCCTAACTGCCAAAGCCCTTTTAGAGGAACAAGAAATTTTCACAACGTTAGCGATCGCTGGAGTTGTCGTCAAGCCATTTGACCCTATGACCTTAGTGGATCAAGTAACTGGGGTCTTTGGCTGGAATTCTTAA
- a CDS encoding response regulator: protein MDERFKYCPLISVKASQTYEAETFLAMTTKRVLIIDDEADVRAVVRGCLEDIAGWEVVTADSGKEGLVKVITDSPDAILLDVMMPGMDGLAFLSALRDYAKESSLPVVLLTAKISITESDKFPGLNVKGVIAKPFDPFLLVEQFANLLNWEVKI from the coding sequence GTGGATGAACGCTTTAAATATTGTCCTTTAATTTCAGTCAAAGCATCTCAAACCTATGAAGCAGAAACTTTTTTAGCAATGACAACAAAGCGAGTTTTGATCATTGACGATGAAGCGGATGTCCGAGCCGTTGTACGAGGGTGTCTAGAAGACATCGCCGGATGGGAAGTTGTGACAGCAGATTCTGGAAAAGAAGGGTTGGTTAAAGTGATCACGGATTCACCTGATGCCATTCTTCTAGATGTGATGATGCCAGGTATGGATGGATTAGCATTTCTGTCAGCCTTACGCGACTATGCAAAAGAATCATCTTTACCTGTTGTCCTCCTGACTGCAAAAATTAGTATAACTGAGTCTGATAAATTTCCAGGATTGAATGTTAAAGGAGTTATTGCAAAGCCGTTTGATCCGTTTTTGTTGGTCGAGCAGTTTGCTAATCTCCTTAATTGGGAAGTAAAAATATAA
- a CDS encoding response regulator — MTVSKHRILVVDDLMDNLFLMQTLLEAEGYEVEMADNGHSAIEKTESTSPDLILLDVMMPDMNGYEVTQRIRQNPNIPYIPILLVTAHDQPKATEGLNSGANDFIRKPIDFEELLARVRAFLQFRDRTQSA, encoded by the coding sequence GTGACTGTCTCCAAACACCGAATCCTCGTAGTGGATGATTTGATGGACAACTTGTTCCTGATGCAGACCCTATTGGAGGCAGAAGGGTACGAAGTTGAAATGGCTGATAACGGACATTCAGCGATAGAAAAAACAGAATCAACTTCCCCTGATTTGATTCTGCTTGATGTGATGATGCCAGACATGAATGGTTACGAAGTGACCCAGCGAATCCGACAGAACCCGAATATTCCCTATATTCCAATTCTTTTGGTTACAGCTCATGACCAGCCGAAAGCAACAGAGGGATTAAATTCAGGTGCGAATGATTTTATTCGGAAGCCAATTGATTTTGAAGAGCTTCTAGCGCGAGTTAGAGCCTTTTTACAATTTAGAGACCGAACGCAATCTGCTTAA